A genomic segment from Triticum dicoccoides isolate Atlit2015 ecotype Zavitan chromosome 1A, WEW_v2.0, whole genome shotgun sequence encodes:
- the LOC119273140 gene encoding RING-H2 finger protein ATL70-like yields the protein MGSPSPPGASHGLFGSSGVGGFGYGLAVSVGILLVVSTVAFAVYLCCARASSMPVADARGVPAPAPPRHDVELGGIDAATLEAYPAVVYREARKPASVEQQEACCAVCLERYVDSDMVRVLPDCGHLFHRGCVDPWLRQRPTCPVCRTSPLPSPVPTPLAEVTPLALAR from the coding sequence ATGGGTAGCCCGTCGCCGCCCGGCGCCTCGCACGGCCTGTTCGGGTCGAGCGGCGTCGGCGGGTTCGGCTACGGCCTCGCCGTCTCCGTCGGCATCCTGCTCGTCGTCTCCACCGTCGCCTTCGCTGTCTACCTCTGCTGCGCCCGCGCCTCGTCCATGCCGGTGGCTGACGCCCGCGGGGttccggcgccggcgccgccccgccacgACGTCGAGCTCGGCGGCATCGACGCGGCGACGCTGGAGGCGTACCCGGCGGTGGTCTACAGGGAGGCGAGGAAGCCGGCGTCAGTGGAGCAGCAGGAGGCGTGCTGCGCCGTGTGCCTGGAGAGGTACGTGGACAGCGACATGGTCCGGGTGCTGCCGGACTGCGGTCACCTGTTCCACCGCGGGTGCGTCGACCCCTGGCTCCGGCAGCGGCCCACGTGCCCGGTGTGCCGGACCTCGCCTCTGCCCAGCCCCGTGCCCACGCCTCTCGCCGAGGTGACGCCGCTGGCGCTGGCGAGGTAA